Proteins encoded together in one Nostoc sp. PCC 7524 window:
- the speB gene encoding agmatinase SpeB produces the protein MSNQLQDYNPSGVGEINGNLLGLPCDYESANLIVFAVPWEVTVSYGAGTANGPQRILDASIQLDLFDFDNHDGWKQGIFLVEIPQDILEKNNYYRDLAAQIIERLAQGKALTDTPDLTPVLTEINQASQQVNQWLFTQSQAAMNKGKRVAVIGGDHSSPLGYFQALAAKYPNFGILHIDAHADLRDAYEGFEFSHASIMFNAMKIPQISKLVQVGLRDICHDEVEIIDQSNHRIVAYYDPAIKQKLYSGTTWIELCQEMISHLPEYVHISFDVDGLDPKLCPNTGTPVPGGLELEQSFCLFRELVNSGRKIIGFDVCEVGDAEWDGNVGARIVYKLANFLDLSQRE, from the coding sequence ATGAGTAATCAACTTCAAGACTATAATCCTAGCGGCGTAGGTGAAATCAATGGCAATCTCTTAGGTTTGCCCTGCGATTACGAGTCTGCAAACTTGATTGTCTTTGCTGTCCCTTGGGAAGTCACAGTTTCCTATGGTGCAGGTACAGCCAACGGCCCGCAACGTATTCTTGATGCTTCCATTCAACTGGATTTATTCGACTTTGACAATCATGATGGTTGGAAACAAGGAATTTTTCTAGTAGAAATTCCCCAAGATATTTTAGAAAAAAACAACTACTATCGTGACTTAGCAGCCCAAATTATTGAACGACTGGCACAAGGTAAAGCATTAACCGATACACCAGATTTAACTCCTGTTTTGACAGAAATTAATCAAGCTTCTCAACAAGTAAATCAATGGCTATTTACCCAAAGTCAGGCAGCAATGAACAAGGGTAAACGAGTAGCAGTGATTGGTGGTGATCACAGTTCACCATTGGGTTATTTTCAAGCATTAGCTGCAAAATACCCCAACTTTGGCATTCTGCACATTGACGCACACGCAGATTTAAGAGATGCCTATGAGGGATTTGAATTTTCCCATGCGTCTATCATGTTTAATGCGATGAAGATACCGCAAATTAGCAAATTAGTGCAGGTAGGTTTGCGGGATATTTGTCATGATGAAGTGGAAATCATTGACCAATCAAATCATCGCATTGTGGCATATTATGACCCAGCTATTAAACAAAAGCTGTATTCAGGAACAACCTGGATAGAGTTATGCCAAGAAATGATCAGCCATTTACCCGAATATGTTCACATTAGCTTTGATGTGGATGGTTTAGATCCCAAACTGTGTCCAAATACGGGTACTCCTGTTCCTGGGGGATTGGAATTAGAGCAAAGTTTTTGTCTATTTCGAGAATTGGTGAATAGTGGTAGAAAAATCATTGGTTTTGATGTCTGCGAAGTTGGTGACGCTGAGTGGGATGGTAATGTCGGTGCGCGAATTGTTTACAAACTGGCGAATTTTCTAGATTTGTCCCAACGTGAGTAG
- a CDS encoding DUF6671 family protein: MTYQELFRDRAAVIATMHHKEKVIAPVLEQELGIKVVVPQNFNTDVFGTFTREVKRPGTQIAAARLKAEKALEITGTGLAIASEGNFAPHPLVPYIQANREIVILLDKVNDIEIIGEEFSTETNFNHQVVANLDEAYEFAHKVGFPEHGLVVWCGKSAHQGVEIIKGITTEQKLVESVKFALENSPDGQVQLETDMRALYNPTRMKNIEKATLNLIDKISSCCPRCHTPGFEITERIQGLLCEMCHMPTTLTYKVVYQCKKCDFSQEKLFPHGREFADPAQCMYCNP, translated from the coding sequence ATGACATATCAGGAATTATTTCGCGATCGCGCGGCTGTCATCGCCACAATGCACCACAAAGAAAAGGTAATTGCTCCTGTGTTAGAACAAGAATTAGGGATTAAAGTTGTAGTCCCCCAAAATTTTAATACAGATGTATTCGGCACATTTACCAGAGAAGTAAAACGCCCAGGCACACAAATTGCTGCTGCTAGGTTAAAAGCAGAAAAAGCTTTAGAAATCACAGGTACAGGTTTAGCGATCGCTAGCGAAGGTAATTTTGCACCACATCCGTTAGTTCCCTATATTCAAGCTAATCGGGAAATAGTCATTTTATTAGATAAAGTCAACGATATCGAAATTATTGGTGAAGAATTTTCTACAGAAACCAACTTTAATCATCAAGTGGTGGCAAATTTAGATGAGGCTTATGAATTTGCTCATAAAGTCGGATTCCCTGAACATGGCTTAGTCGTTTGGTGTGGGAAATCAGCACACCAAGGCGTAGAAATTATCAAAGGTATTACCACAGAACAAAAGTTAGTAGAATCTGTGAAATTTGCTTTAGAAAACTCTCCAGATGGCCAAGTGCAGCTAGAAACAGATATGCGGGCGCTGTACAACCCGACGCGGATGAAAAATATAGAAAAAGCTACCCTTAATTTAATAGATAAAATCAGCAGTTGTTGTCCAAGATGCCATACACCAGGGTTTGAAATTACGGAAAGAATTCAGGGATTACTCTGTGAAATGTGTCATATGCCCACTACGTTAACCTATAAAGTGGTTTATCAATGTAAAAAATGTGATTTTAGTCAAGAAAAACTATTTCCTCATGGTAGAGAGTTTGCTGATCCAGCCCAATGTATGTATTGTAATCCCTAA